In Balaenoptera musculus isolate JJ_BM4_2016_0621 chromosome 19, mBalMus1.pri.v3, whole genome shotgun sequence, one genomic interval encodes:
- the ZNF180 gene encoding zinc finger protein 180 isoform X1 has product MEERDEKPPGPLKASAQDCLLSQEIIVKVERDDAGSLAVASQEGVNFQRVTVDFTQEEEGTLNPARRTLDRDVILENHRHLVSWDSATALGRRESTSKQSIFGDEPSHRVKIERLTRDDPWLSSCEEVQDCKELLEKQQEKQERLLKEVTFTHRKAISHERACKSDDFEEKCGLNSSLLSPQMIPIRNHFHKHASHVKKLHYNSMVNTHQMINDSEKLCENKERGNLPQSIHFIQFTKTQTEDKSYGFSDRIQHFSRDKPRNLHEKIHAQGRSFDFKECGQVLNHSISHNEQQRIPVEESQYKCNKTSQSSSLAQNMRNHSEEKPFECNQCGKSFSWSSHLVAHQRTHTGEKPYECNECGKSFSRSSHLVSHQRTHTGEKPYRCNQCGKSFSQSYVLVVHQRTHTGEKPYECSQCGKSFRQSYKLIAHQRTHTGEKPYECNQCGKSFIQSYKLIAHQRIHTGEKPYECNQCGKSFSQSYKLVAHQRSHTGEKPFECNQCGKSFSWSSQLVAHQRTHTGEKPYECNECGKSFNRSSHLVMHQRTHTGEKPYECNQCGKSFSQSYVLVVHQRTHTGEKPYECSQCGKSFRQSSCLTQHQRTHTGEKPYECNQCGKTFSLSARLIVHQRTHTGEKPFTCNQCGKAFINSSKLIRHQATHTEEKPYECN; this is encoded by the exons GAAGGAGTGAACTTCCAAAGAGTGACTGTGGACTTCACTCAGGAGGAAGAAGGCACTCTGAACCCTGCCCGGAGGACCCTGGACAGAGATGTGATCCTGGAGAACCACAGGCACCTAGTCTCTTGGG ACTCGGCAACTGCACTTGGAAGAAGAGAATCAACATCAAAGCAGAGCATTTTTGGTGATGAACCATCCCACAGAGTGAAGATAGAAAGGTTGACAAGAGATGATCCTTGGTTATCTTCATGTGAAGAAGTTCAGGATTGTAAGGAGCTGTTGGAGAAGcaacaggaaaaacaagagagacTTTTGAAGGAAGTGACATTCACTCACAGAAAAGCTATTAGTCATGAGAGAGCCTGCAAAAGTGATGACTTTGAGGAGAAGTGTGGTCTGAATTCCAGTCTTCTTTCACCACAGATGATACCCATAAGAAACCATTTTCATAAACATGCTTCACATGTTAAAAAATTGCATTATAATTCTATGGTAAACACTCATCAGATGATTAATGATAGTGAGAAACTCTGTGAAAATAAAGAACGTGGAAACCTCCCCCAGAGcattcattttattcagtttACAAAAACTCAAACAGAAGATAAATCCTATGGATTTAGTGACAGAATTCAACATTTTAGCCGTGATAAACCCCGAAATCTACATGAGAAAATACACGCACAAGGAAGATCCTTTGATTTTAAGGAATGTGGGCAAGTTTTGAACCACAGTATATCCCATAATGAACAACAGAGAATCCCTGTTGAAGAGAGTCagtataaatgtaataaaacctCCCAGAGTTCATCCCTTGCTCAAAACATGAGAAATCATTCTGAAGAGAAACCCTTTGAATGTAATCAGTGTGGGAAATCCTTCAGCTGGAGCTCTCATCTTGTTGCacatcagagaactcacacaggggagaaaccttatgaatgtaatgaatgtgggaaatcaTTCAGCCGCAGCTCTCACCTCGTTTCTCATCAGAgaactcatactggagagaaaccttatagATGTAATCAGTGTGGGAAATCCTTTAGCCAGAGCTATGTCCTTGTTGTGCATCAGAgaactcatactggagagaaaccttatgaatgcaGTCAGTGTGGAAAGTCATTCAGGCAGAGCTACAAACTTATTGCACATCAAAgaactcatactggagagaagccctacGAATGTAATCAATGTGGGAAATCATTTATCCAGAGCTATAAGCTTATTGCCCATCAAAGGATTCATACTGGAGAAAAGCCCTATGAATGCAATCAATGTGGGAAGTCCTTTAGTCAAAGTTACAAACTTGTTGCGCATCAGAGGAGTCACACAGGAGAAAAACCCTTTGAATGTAATCAGTGTGGAAAATCTTTCAGCTGGAGTTCTCAGCTTGTTGCACACCAAAgaactcatactggagagaaaccctacgaatgtaatgagtgtgggaaaTCTTTCAACCGCAGTTCTCACCTTGTTATGCATCAGAGAACtcatactggagaaaaaccctatgaatgtaatcAGTGTGGGAAGTCCTTCAGCCAGAGTTATGTTCTTGTTGTACATCAGAGAACTCATACTGGAGAAAAGCCCTATGAGTGCAGTCAGTGTGGGAAATCCTTCAGGCAGAGTTCATGCCTTACTCAACATCAGAgaactcatactggagagaaaccctatgaatgtaatcAATGTGGAAAAACATTCAGCTTGAGTGCTCGACTTATTGTGCATCAAAgaactcatactggagagaaaccctttaCATGTAATCAGTGTGGGAAAGCTTTCATTAATAGTTCTAAACTTATTAGGCATCAGGCAACTCATACTgaagagaaaccctatgaatgtaactAG
- the ZNF180 gene encoding zinc finger protein 180 isoform X2 codes for MEERDEKPPGPLKASAQEGVNFQRVTVDFTQEEEGTLNPARRTLDRDVILENHRHLVSWDSATALGRRESTSKQSIFGDEPSHRVKIERLTRDDPWLSSCEEVQDCKELLEKQQEKQERLLKEVTFTHRKAISHERACKSDDFEEKCGLNSSLLSPQMIPIRNHFHKHASHVKKLHYNSMVNTHQMINDSEKLCENKERGNLPQSIHFIQFTKTQTEDKSYGFSDRIQHFSRDKPRNLHEKIHAQGRSFDFKECGQVLNHSISHNEQQRIPVEESQYKCNKTSQSSSLAQNMRNHSEEKPFECNQCGKSFSWSSHLVAHQRTHTGEKPYECNECGKSFSRSSHLVSHQRTHTGEKPYRCNQCGKSFSQSYVLVVHQRTHTGEKPYECSQCGKSFRQSYKLIAHQRTHTGEKPYECNQCGKSFIQSYKLIAHQRIHTGEKPYECNQCGKSFSQSYKLVAHQRSHTGEKPFECNQCGKSFSWSSQLVAHQRTHTGEKPYECNECGKSFNRSSHLVMHQRTHTGEKPYECNQCGKSFSQSYVLVVHQRTHTGEKPYECSQCGKSFRQSSCLTQHQRTHTGEKPYECNQCGKTFSLSARLIVHQRTHTGEKPFTCNQCGKAFINSSKLIRHQATHTEEKPYECN; via the exons GAAGGAGTGAACTTCCAAAGAGTGACTGTGGACTTCACTCAGGAGGAAGAAGGCACTCTGAACCCTGCCCGGAGGACCCTGGACAGAGATGTGATCCTGGAGAACCACAGGCACCTAGTCTCTTGGG ACTCGGCAACTGCACTTGGAAGAAGAGAATCAACATCAAAGCAGAGCATTTTTGGTGATGAACCATCCCACAGAGTGAAGATAGAAAGGTTGACAAGAGATGATCCTTGGTTATCTTCATGTGAAGAAGTTCAGGATTGTAAGGAGCTGTTGGAGAAGcaacaggaaaaacaagagagacTTTTGAAGGAAGTGACATTCACTCACAGAAAAGCTATTAGTCATGAGAGAGCCTGCAAAAGTGATGACTTTGAGGAGAAGTGTGGTCTGAATTCCAGTCTTCTTTCACCACAGATGATACCCATAAGAAACCATTTTCATAAACATGCTTCACATGTTAAAAAATTGCATTATAATTCTATGGTAAACACTCATCAGATGATTAATGATAGTGAGAAACTCTGTGAAAATAAAGAACGTGGAAACCTCCCCCAGAGcattcattttattcagtttACAAAAACTCAAACAGAAGATAAATCCTATGGATTTAGTGACAGAATTCAACATTTTAGCCGTGATAAACCCCGAAATCTACATGAGAAAATACACGCACAAGGAAGATCCTTTGATTTTAAGGAATGTGGGCAAGTTTTGAACCACAGTATATCCCATAATGAACAACAGAGAATCCCTGTTGAAGAGAGTCagtataaatgtaataaaacctCCCAGAGTTCATCCCTTGCTCAAAACATGAGAAATCATTCTGAAGAGAAACCCTTTGAATGTAATCAGTGTGGGAAATCCTTCAGCTGGAGCTCTCATCTTGTTGCacatcagagaactcacacaggggagaaaccttatgaatgtaatgaatgtgggaaatcaTTCAGCCGCAGCTCTCACCTCGTTTCTCATCAGAgaactcatactggagagaaaccttatagATGTAATCAGTGTGGGAAATCCTTTAGCCAGAGCTATGTCCTTGTTGTGCATCAGAgaactcatactggagagaaaccttatgaatgcaGTCAGTGTGGAAAGTCATTCAGGCAGAGCTACAAACTTATTGCACATCAAAgaactcatactggagagaagccctacGAATGTAATCAATGTGGGAAATCATTTATCCAGAGCTATAAGCTTATTGCCCATCAAAGGATTCATACTGGAGAAAAGCCCTATGAATGCAATCAATGTGGGAAGTCCTTTAGTCAAAGTTACAAACTTGTTGCGCATCAGAGGAGTCACACAGGAGAAAAACCCTTTGAATGTAATCAGTGTGGAAAATCTTTCAGCTGGAGTTCTCAGCTTGTTGCACACCAAAgaactcatactggagagaaaccctacgaatgtaatgagtgtgggaaaTCTTTCAACCGCAGTTCTCACCTTGTTATGCATCAGAGAACtcatactggagaaaaaccctatgaatgtaatcAGTGTGGGAAGTCCTTCAGCCAGAGTTATGTTCTTGTTGTACATCAGAGAACTCATACTGGAGAAAAGCCCTATGAGTGCAGTCAGTGTGGGAAATCCTTCAGGCAGAGTTCATGCCTTACTCAACATCAGAgaactcatactggagagaaaccctatgaatgtaatcAATGTGGAAAAACATTCAGCTTGAGTGCTCGACTTATTGTGCATCAAAgaactcatactggagagaaaccctttaCATGTAATCAGTGTGGGAAAGCTTTCATTAATAGTTCTAAACTTATTAGGCATCAGGCAACTCATACTgaagagaaaccctatgaatgtaactAG